CGCCCGCGCCGCGAACGCGCACGACTTCATCGCCGCCTTCCCGGACGGGTACGCCACGGTGGTCGGCGAGCGGGGCGTGAAGCTCTCCGGCGGGCAGCGCCAGCGGGTCGCCATCGCCCGCGCGCTGCTCAAGGACCCCCGCATCCTGATCCTCGACGAGGCGACGAGTGCGCTGGACAACGAGTCCGAGGCGCTGGTGCAGTCGGCCCTCGAACGGCTGATGCGGGGCCGGACCACCTTCGTGATCGCACACCGCCTGAGCACCATCCGGAACGCCGACCGCATCCTCGTCATGGACGCGGGGCAGGTCGTGGCGGACGGCACCCACGCGGAGCTGATGGCGGCGGGCGGGCTGTACCGGGGGCTCTACGAACTCCAGTTCAGGAAGGAGCAGGAGGCGCGGGCAGAGTTGGCCTAGCGGCCGAACACGCCCGCGTAGATGTCGTCAAGGGTGAGGGTGGTGTTGAGGCCGGGGACGACGATCTCTCCATTGACCGACAATTCGCGGTCGGTCCAGCTCTCCGCACTGTCCGGCTCCGTCCGCAGGTACTCCCCCTCGCTCATCTCCCAGAAGGTCGGCGCGGGGCCAGTCATGGCGGTATGGTACGCCTCATGCAGCAGCGGGAGTTTGGCAATACGGGGTTCAGGGTCGGCGTCCTCGGCCTCGGCGCCGGGCAGGTGGGCGCGGAGACGCTGCCGGAAGCGGAGGCGGAGCGGCTGCTCCACCGCGCCCTCGACCTCGGCATCACCCTGATCGACACGGCGCGCGGCTACGGGCTGAGCGAGGAGAGGATCGGGCGTTTTCTCGCCCACCGCCGGGACGAGTTCATCCTGAGCACAAAGGGCGGGTACGGCGTGGAGGGCACCCAGGACTGGACGCCCGAGAACATCCGCCGGGGCATCGAGCGCGCCTTGCGGCGGATGCGAACCGACCGCCTCGACATCTTCCACCTCCACTCGTGCCCACTGGATACCCTGCGCCGCGACGACCTGCTTGCCGAACTCGACCGGGCGCGGGAGGCGGGACTCATCCGCGTGGCGGCCTACAGCGGCGAGAACGAGGCGCTGGCGTGGGCGGCGGAGTCGGGCCGCTTCGGCAGCCTCCAGACGAGCGTGAACGTCACCGACCAGTGGAGCCTCCACCACGTCCTGCCCGGCGCGGCGGCCCGCGGCCTGGGGTTGATCGCCAAGCGCCCCATCGCCAACGCCGCCTGGCAGTTCACAGGGCGCCCGGTGGGCCAATACGCCGAGGTGTACTGGGAACGGTTGCGGACGCTGCGGCTCGACCCCGGCGACCTGGACTGGAACGAGTTCACCCTGCGCTTCTCCGCCTTCGCCCCGGGGGTGAGCAGCGCGATTGTCGGCACGGCGCGGGTGGAGAACTTGGAGCGGAACGCCGCCGCCGTGGAGAAGGGACCGCTTCCCGCCGAGGTGCTGGAGCGGATCGAGGCGGCCTGGGCCGAGCACGGGCAGGGGTGGGGCGGGGAGGTGTGAGGAGCAGCCTGGCGCTGAGCCTTTCCTTTTAGCTCCTCCCCCTTGAGAGGGAAATTGGGACTCGTAGAGCTGCGGAGCAGAGGGGGTGAACGGGCAAGGCATCTCAGCAAACAGCCCGATGACTTCCCCTCATCACTCACCGACGAAATTTCAACTCAAGCCAGCCTGACCCGCCCCTCAACAGAACGCGCCCACCTCCATCCCCCGGAAGCGGGCGCGTCCCCTCATCCCTTCCCTCAGTCCATCGCGTTCGCCAGCACGGGCTGGGGTTGCCAGGCGTTCGCGCCGATGGAGCGCAGCCGCTCGGCCAGCCGCTCGTAGCCCCGGTTGAGGTACTGCACCCCGTCGATCACCGTCTCGCCCTCAGTGGTGAGCGCGGCGATGAAGAGGGCGGCCCCGGCGCGCAGGTCGGCGGCCTTGACGGGCGCGGCGTGCAGCTTGCCTCCCTGGATGACCTGCGTGTAGCCGCTGACGGTGATGTTCGCGCCCATGCGGTGCAGCTCGGCCACGTGGGTCAGGCGGTCGGGGTACACCGGGTCCTGCACCACGCTCGTGCCGGGGACGGTGGCGAGCAGGGCACTCATCTGCGGCTGCACGTCGGTGGGGAAACCGGGGAAGCTCTGGGTGGTGATGTTGACGGGCCGCAATTCGCGGTCACGGGCGTCCACGATCAGGCGGTCCTGGCCTTCGAGGATGTCCACGCCCATCTCGGCGAGCTTGGCGCTGACCGCGCGCAGGTGGTCGGGGCGCACATTCGTCAGCGTCAGGCGGCTGCGGGTGGCGGCGGCGGCGATCATGAAGGTGCCCGCCTCGATGCGGTCGGGAATCACCGTGTACTCGCCGCCGCGCAACGCCGGAACGCCGTGGATGGTCAGCGTGTTCGTGCCCGCCCCCTCGATCCGCGCGCCAAGGCTGTTCAGGAAATTGATCAGGTCCACCACATCGGTGTCGATGCTGGCGTTTTCCAGGGTCACCACGCCGTCGCCCAGGACCGAGGCCAGGATGGCGTTGTGCGTGCCGCCCACGGTCAGCAGCTCGAATAAGAAGGTGCCGCTGAGGCTGCCGCGCCGCACCGCCGCGAAATTGCCCCCATCCTCGCTGATCTCGGCGCCCAGGGCCCGCAGCGCCTTGACATGCTGATCGACCGGGCGCGGTCCCCACGCGCAGCCCCCCGGCATACTCACGGTCGCCTCCCCGGCCCGCGCCAGAATCGCGCCCAGGATGATGAAGCTCGCGCGCATCTTGGAGACGAGGCCGTAGGGCGCGACGGTGCTGACGATCTCGGGCGTGTGCAGGGTCAGGCTGTGCGGCCCCACCCAGGCGTGCCGGGCGCCAATATGGTGCGCGAGGTCGAGGATGGTGTACACGTCGCTGAGGCGGGGAATGCCGTGCAGGGTGACGGGTTCGCTGCTCAGGAGGCTCGCCACGATGATCGGCAGCGCCGCGTTCTTGCTGGGCTGAATGGCGACGTCGCCGGAAAGGGTCCGGCCTCCTTGAATGTGCAGCGGGGTCAGGTGCATGGCGGTCCTTTCAGTCGCGCGCGGCGCGGGAGGGTCGAGCATGGCGTGAACCCGGGCGCACTCCGCCTGGGCAGAGTGCATCTTACACATGTTGCTCACGGTACGTCTACGCAGAACCATACGTCTGCCCCACGCCCCGGCGATGTGGCGCGGGTGAGGAACGGGGGACACGTACTCATCCGAGTGCGATGAGGCCTATGTTGAGGGTACTCATGCTGCGTGCTACGCTGCCCGGGAGACCAAGCCGCCACCAGAGGGCGCCAGAGGGAGAGGGGATGCCCAAAAAGGAACGCAAACGCTTGCAGGTGGTGATCAGCGAGGAGCAAGACGCCCTGCTCACCCGCACGGCGTATGAGCTGTCGAGCCCCGAGCGACTGATCAGCAAGAGCGAGGTCGTCCGCCTCGCCATCGAGAAGATCGCCCGCGAACTCGGCGAGGGCGAACACCTCGACGAGTACCGCGCCCTCCTCGACGACGACCCCGGGGACGAGGAAGGGTAGGCGGGGCCGCAGGCACGCCGCCCCGCTCCCGGGACTGAGGACCCTGCGCTAGCGACCCGAGGCGTACGTGGCCGGGGGCAACACGCGCCGGGCGCCGAGCAGGCGCGGGGCCCAGTAGCGGTCGGAGAGCAGGTGGTCCACGACGACCTGACCCCGGTACGAGTTGGCGTTCACGAACTCGTCGTCACCGAGATAGATGCCGACGTGGGTCACGGCGCCTCCCCCCTCGGTGTCGAAGAAGACGAGATCACCGGGTTGCAGTTCCCCGGGCGCGACGGGCTGCCCGACCTGCGCCTGGTCGGCGCTGCGGCGGGGCAGATTCAGCCCGAGCGGCGCGAAGACCTGAAGCACCAGCCCGCTGCAATCGAGCCCGGCGGGGGATGCGCCCCCGTAAACGTAGGGCACCCCCAGGAGCGCCAGGGCCGCGCCGCGCCATTCACTCGGCAGGGCAAAACCCGGGGAGGCGGTCCCGGGAAGGGGCGGCGTCACGGCGGCTCCGGGAAGCGGCTCGGGGGCGGGCGCGTCGGGTGCCGGGGCCACGGGGACGACCGTGACCGGGAGAGCAGAGGCGGGCACGGGCGTCGGCACCACCGCGACGACCGGCGCGACAGGGTTCGGCGCGGGCACGAGCAGCACCTGACCGGCCCGCAGCACGCTGCCTTCGGGGAGGGTGTTCGCCGCGAGCAGGGCGTCCACGCTCACGCCGAAGCGGCGGGCGAGGGAATACAGCGTCTCTCCCGGCTGCACGGTGTATGGCGGGACCTCCCGCACGCGCAGCACCTGTCCCACCCGCAGCTCGGGGCCGGTCAGACCGTTCAGGGCGAGGAGCGCCTCAACGCTCAGGCCGTGGGCGCGGGCCAGCCGGAAGGCCGTGTCCCCCGGCTGCACGGTCACGGTGAGCGGCACTTCCTCCGGAACGGAGGCGGCGGGCGGCAGCGGTCCGGGCCCCGCGCTCGTGAGCGAGGCCCCCGCGGCGGAGGCGAGGGTCAGGAGGGCCAGCGGCAACAGGAACCGGGAAAAGAACGTCATGCAGTGGGCTCGCAGGGCGCGAAGGACAGTCATGCGGCGCCAGTCGGCACGGCATCCGGAGGGGGAACGCTCCGCATGAGAGGTGCCCCAAAGGAATTGAAACATCGGCACCGTAACATGCCCGTCCTCGCCC
This Deinococcus aestuarii DNA region includes the following protein-coding sequences:
- a CDS encoding aldo/keto reductase: MQQREFGNTGFRVGVLGLGAGQVGAETLPEAEAERLLHRALDLGITLIDTARGYGLSEERIGRFLAHRRDEFILSTKGGYGVEGTQDWTPENIRRGIERALRRMRTDRLDIFHLHSCPLDTLRRDDLLAELDRAREAGLIRVAAYSGENEALAWAAESGRFGSLQTSVNVTDQWSLHHVLPGAAARGLGLIAKRPIANAAWQFTGRPVGQYAEVYWERLRTLRLDPGDLDWNEFTLRFSAFAPGVSSAIVGTARVENLERNAAAVEKGPLPAEVLERIEAAWAEHGQGWGGEV
- the murA gene encoding UDP-N-acetylglucosamine 1-carboxyvinyltransferase, which codes for MHLTPLHIQGGRTLSGDVAIQPSKNAALPIIVASLLSSEPVTLHGIPRLSDVYTILDLAHHIGARHAWVGPHSLTLHTPEIVSTVAPYGLVSKMRASFIILGAILARAGEATVSMPGGCAWGPRPVDQHVKALRALGAEISEDGGNFAAVRRGSLSGTFLFELLTVGGTHNAILASVLGDGVVTLENASIDTDVVDLINFLNSLGARIEGAGTNTLTIHGVPALRGGEYTVIPDRIEAGTFMIAAAATRSRLTLTNVRPDHLRAVSAKLAEMGVDILEGQDRLIVDARDRELRPVNITTQSFPGFPTDVQPQMSALLATVPGTSVVQDPVYPDRLTHVAELHRMGANITVSGYTQVIQGGKLHAAPVKAADLRAGAALFIAALTTEGETVIDGVQYLNRGYERLAERLRSIGANAWQPQPVLANAMD
- a CDS encoding transcriptional regulator yields the protein MPKKERKRLQVVISEEQDALLTRTAYELSSPERLISKSEVVRLAIEKIARELGEGEHLDEYRALLDDDPGDEEG
- a CDS encoding C40 family peptidase gives rise to the protein MTFFSRFLLPLALLTLASAAGASLTSAGPGPLPPAASVPEEVPLTVTVQPGDTAFRLARAHGLSVEALLALNGLTGPELRVGQVLRVREVPPYTVQPGETLYSLARRFGVSVDALLAANTLPEGSVLRAGQVLLVPAPNPVAPVVAVVPTPVPASALPVTVVPVAPAPDAPAPEPLPGAAVTPPLPGTASPGFALPSEWRGAALALLGVPYVYGGASPAGLDCSGLVLQVFAPLGLNLPRRSADQAQVGQPVAPGELQPGDLVFFDTEGGGAVTHVGIYLGDDEFVNANSYRGQVVVDHLLSDRYWAPRLLGARRVLPPATYASGR